From Topomyia yanbarensis strain Yona2022 chromosome 1, ASM3024719v1, whole genome shotgun sequence, one genomic window encodes:
- the LOC131676914 gene encoding prenylated Rab acceptor protein 1: MQESDVHIDVSGDMEPPKQESRSSFNISAFTSFARIPSLWDLLRLTRQNVRPWSEFLQTANFKTVANIPRLTNRIIRNLGYFQSNYLFVFLGLIVYCLLTSPLILIVLGAVFYACYKIKQANAPVAFFARQLNTNQQCIAVNIAAIPLLYLAGAGAVMFWVLGASFFVISLHAAFYNIDAIVTEDTETFLTETV; encoded by the exons ATGCAGGAATCCGACGTTCACATCGATGTGAGCGGTGATATGGAACCACCGAAGCAGGAGTCGCGATCAAGCTTCAATATATCCGC CTTTACCAGTTTCGCCCGAATCCCAAGCTTGTGGGATCTGCTTCGTCTCACCAGGCAGAATGTTCGCCCTTGGTCAGAGTTTTTGCAGACAGCCAATTTTAAAACCGTGGCCAATATCCCACGGCTCACCAATCGGATCATACGCAACTTGGGTTACTTTCAGAGTAACTATCTGTTTGTGTTCCTTGGGTTGATTGTCTACTGTTT ATTGACATCCCCGCTGATCCTGATCGTCCTGGGAGCCGTGTTTTACGCGTGCTACAAAATTAAACAAGCCAACGCCCCGGTTGCCTTTTTCGCACGGCAGCTGAACACCAACCAGCAGTGTATTGCGGTAAATATTGCAGCGATTCCGCTGCTCTACCTAGCAGGAGCTGGAGCAGTTATGTTTTGGGTTCTCGGCGCATCGTTTTTCGTGATATCGCTTCATGCGGCCTTCTACAATATCGATGCGATCGTCACCGAAGACACGGAAACGTTCCTCACAGAGACGGTTTAA